From one Gossypium hirsutum isolate 1008001.06 chromosome D08, Gossypium_hirsutum_v2.1, whole genome shotgun sequence genomic stretch:
- the LOC107919018 gene encoding pathogenesis-related genes transcriptional activator PTI5: MYCDSASNFDLSLLDSIRQYLLEDDFDTIPGQVVENLPKSELHDDAINVDQWIIFDQLFEAAEEKVAVNNVSFPSLEVTSEMETTAAVPKPQAAPKKVNYRGVRRRPWGTYAAEIRDPKRNGARIWLGTYETPEGAALAYDRAAFNMRGAKAKLNFPHLIGSNQVEPVRVSSNKRRSPEPSSACSSAQSPSSPSSTLTSDDVTPKSKRRSVMNCFSKTEFAVDMYQLI; encoded by the coding sequence GTGATAGTGCTTCAAATTTTGACCTCAGCCTCTTGGACTCGATTCGTCAGTATCTTTTGGAAGATGATTTTGATACAATTCCAGGACAGGTTGTGGAAAATCTACCAAAGAGTGAGCTTCATGATGATGCGATTAATGTGGATCAATGGATAATTTTTGATCAGTTGTTTGAAGCAGCGGAGGAGAAAGTCGCCGTTAATAATGTTTCATTTCCCAGCTTAGAAGTGACTTCTGAGATGGAGACTACCGCGGCTGTCCCTAAACCTCAGGCGGCGCCGAAGAAGGTGAATTACAGGGGAGTAAGGAGAAGACCGTGGGGGACATACGCGGCGGAGATAAGAGATCCGAAACGAAACGGTGCGAGGATCTGGCTCGGTACATACGAGACTCCCGAGGGTGCTGCGCTAGCTTACGACAGAGCGGCTTTTAATATGCGTGGTGCAAAGGCGAAGCTGAATTTTCCCCACCTCATCGGCTCGAATCAGGTGGAGCCGGTGAGAGTGAGCAGTAACAAGCGAAGATCCCCTGAGCCGTCTTCCGCTTGTTCATCGGCTCAGTCGCCGTCATCTCCGTCGTCCACGTTGACATCTGATGACGTAACTCCGAAGTCGAAACGTAGAAGTGTGATGAACTGTTTTAGTAAAACAGAGTTTGCAGTAGACATGTATCAGTTGATATGA